From a single Drosophila gunungcola strain Sukarami chromosome 2L unlocalized genomic scaffold, Dgunungcola_SK_2 000008F, whole genome shotgun sequence genomic region:
- the LOC128253345 gene encoding trichohyalin isoform X2 translates to MHHLYPSLKGDQLCPLGFHPQTRYPTRCKRCFRDYKEHGARRAGDEVAASSPNLSDAQSSRPSSRTWTSTQNLTSANTTNGNDIELKKRPQSWASTPDIDEPDDAGRRPQASTTSRAAAVEDHNVAVTVKLPVPPRRHTTALDIKEVEQAITPPTRVTSSPSKTSSIPDELVILSTDSLAERVRKMNLLKKQRSLNSRENSRERSVPRREEESESTAPVVPDRPERSKSGTALNQTPQAELKRASLPPKKVAVPTSTTASSSSTSTSLKISTSVSGEVKPSSSLSSSTSSSSVRRKETDAATAGKEIKRQTVPAASASNSSAMANSSKSQDSQAMQDQVKTLRQDLESMKTRAERAERDKSDILLRRLASMDTASNRTAASEALILQQKLNEMKEQLERVSEDKRRLNLRMKELENKGSESELRRKLQAAEQICEELMEENQSAKKEILNLQAEMDEVQDTFRDDEVKAKTSLQKDLEKATKNCRILSFKLKKSDRKIETLEQERQSSFNAELCNKVKKLEEELRFSNELTRKLQTEAEELRNPGKKKAPMLGVLGKSTSADAKITRESLTRGGSQEDPQHLQRELQDSIERETDLKDQLKFAEEELRRLRDRERKRVRFSCGTQTSPDAPLEVMAFPRGTQTVPEVQSEISTGSENLVTSREAVTQTNFETTDSNASAELHTMPSPFVGLFPPSSSARVGQSSSLLFPSAISRVLLSGAGRKLSPTPHPHRLAPEVHADRDEGISDEDDPAELRILLELNEQEASILRLKVEDLEKENAESKKYVRELQAKLRQDSSNGSKSSLLSFGTSSSAAEKKVKALNEELAQLRRTLLEKEQAGDTLKAQLSKLDTLEVENEKLAKENKRLLALRKASEKNGEVDQKVKESLALAQRERDELTARLKRMQLEAEAKLPPRTAKRVNDLTPKSHLKKWVEELEDEIGEMRVMLSSSGTDQLKALQTAKGTLEEDLRKCKQKLSLAEGDVQRLKLLNGASSKVSELEQKLKRSDEDTKKLNSKLKDLEEKVKKQEAQLKLGESTKSSWETQSKREKEKLSSLEKDIEKQTKEKEKLEDKITQLDADLVSAKKSAEKSKSSLEKEIKELKTKASKSDSKQVQDLKKQVEEVQDSLSSEQKRYEDLNNHWEKLSEETILMRAQLTTEKQSLQSELNAHRQKISEMDTIRIERTDMARKLSEAQKKIADLQAKALKAVNGNGSEYERTVLKNKLAEKEHEYERLRRENEMNIDLVFQLRKDNDDLNGKLSDYNRIEQAQSSLNGHGARREAEIRELKEQLQSTELQMKSEVATVRLRYEQQVKNLGGELNSMQRQCERFKKDRDAFKQMLEVAQKKIGDLKANNTGRQSRGSMHSSDDDDKSKIAYLEQQIGHLEDQLVESRLESSKIKTELVSERSANEIKISEMQSKLNEFEEERVIGSGSTKLPGMKTKLELSWQKEREDQQRLLQETSTLARDLRQTLFEVERERDKERLESKRKLDQIKRATEEEMEEGRKKIAELQCDLLELRDVHAKLRTSNEKLRRERERYEKELIKRRMEADGGDRKVGALLQTVDELVKIAPDLKMVGSGGSARSSSSGYDKNLRPDQPNVRRSRSPSPTLSSSQITSVLARLAEASEELRKFQRVNEDEQERSRMRRSNLRRAASQENDPHGSTSSVASAAGSQRGGSRLSRNSSNNGSLIRKSLSLDHSIQRDQNIWRQDDGSVSSMQSIDSELGGLVRDSSLDSRLDSRLSGGSTQSDIPRGPRKKKKGIMGKLRSLTKSSRNSESEISIQGSDSDISVASDLRSSKKDLRGRLSGMFKRSGSNSRSESMERAGTDQRPVAVTVVGHPDGPQPREPPPANSLTPRPIRSIPKPPSGGAPTTPTTRRRVAK, encoded by the exons ATGCATCATCTGTACCCATCGCTAAAAGGCGATCAGCTCTGCCCACTCGGCTTTCATCCCCAGACTCGATATCCCACGCGATGTAAGCGCTGCTTCCGGGATTACAAGGAGCATGGAGCCCGTAGAGCCGGCGATGAGGTGGCTGCGTCCTCCCCAAATCTTTCCGATGCCCAGAGTTCGCG ACCCTCTTCGCGGACGTGGACGTCAACTCAGAATCTTACCAGCGCAAATACAACCAACGGCAATGATATAG AACTGAAAAAGCGCCCGCAATCATGGGCCTCCACGCCGGATATTGACGAGCCGGACGATGCCGGACGCCGTCCGCAAGCATCGACCACCAGTCGAGCAGCCGCCGTCGAGGATCACAATGTAGCTGTTACGGTGAAGCTGCCGGTGCCGCCACGGCGACACACAACCGCCTTAGACATCAAGGAG GTGGAACAAGCTATTACACCGCCAACCCGTGTCACATCCTCACCCAGTAAAACTTCAAGTATTCCAGATGAGTTAGTCATCCTATCGACAGACAGTCTAGCAGAGCGTGTCCGCAAAATGAATCTTCTCAAGAAACAGCGCAGTTTGAACTCCCGGGAAAACAGTCGGGAGCGATCCGTTCCTCGGAGAGAAGA GGAAAGTGAGTCTACAGCACCCGTGGTTCCTGATCGTCCAGAGCGCAGCAAGTCGGGGACTGCCCTAAATCAGACGCCCCAAGCCGAGCTGAAGCGAGCCTCCCTGCCGCCAAAGAAAGTGGCGGTGCCAACCAGCACGACTGcgtccagcagcagcaccagcacctcCCTAAAGATCTCCACGTCCGTCAGCGGCGAAGTAAAGCCATCGTCCTCGTTGAGTTCCTCGACTAGCTCCAGTTCAGTTCGTCGCAAGGAGACGGATGCTGCGACGGCTGGCAAAGAAATCAAAAGACAAACCGTACCAGCAGCATCGGCATCCAACAGCAGCGCCATGGCCAATTCATCCAAGTCCCAGGACTCGCAGGCTATGCAGGACCAAGTCAAGACGCTGCGACAGGATCTGGAGTCGATGAAGACACGGGCCGAAAGAGCGGAGCGAGACAAGAGTGACATTCTTCTGCGGCGTCTGGCCTCCATGGACACCGCCTCCAATCGGACCGCCGCCTCGGAGGCGCTTATTCTCCAGCAGAAGCTAAACGAAATGAAGGAGCAACTGGAGCGCGTCAGCGAGGACAAGCGCAGACTCAACCTGCGGATGAAGGAGCTGGAGAACAAGGGCAGCGAGTCCGAGCTGCGTCGAAAACTGCAGGCCGCCGAGCAGATCTGCGAGGAGTTGATGGAGGAAAACCAAAGCGCCAAGAAGGAGATACTCAACCTGCAGGCCGAGATGGACGAGGTGCAGGACACGTTCCGCGACGACGAGGTGAAGGCCAAGACCAGTCTGCAGAAGGACCTCGAGAAGGCCACCAAGAACTGTCGCATCCTCAGCTTTAAATTGAAGAAAAGCGATCGCAAGATCGAGACCCTGGAGCAGGAGCGCCAAAGCTCCTTCAACGCTGAGCTGTGCAACAAGGTCAAGAAACTGGAGGAGGAGTTGCGTTTCTCCAACGAGCTCACCCGGAAGTTGCAG ACCGAGGCCGAGGAGCTACGCAATCCCGGCAAGAAGAAGGCACCTATGCTGGGGGTCCTGGGCAAATCCACGTCGGCGGATGCCAAAATCACCCGAGAGTCCCTCACACGTGGCGGCTCCCAGGAGGATCCTCAGCACCTTCAGCGCGAGCTGCAGGACTCGATTGAACGGGAGACGGACCTGAAGGACCAACTGAAGTTCGCCGAAGAGGAG CTTCGGCGACTCAGGGATCGGGAGCGAAAGCGGGTTAGATTCAGTTGTGGCACTCAAACCTCACCCGATGCGCCCCTTGAGGTGATGGCTTTCCCCCGGGGCACCCAAACTGTGCCCGAAGTCCAGAGCGAAATATCTACCGGTTCGGAGAACCTGGTGACCTCCAGAGAGGCTGTCACCCAAACTAATTTTGAAACGACCGATAGTAATGCTTCTGCGGAACTGCACACCATGCCGTCTCCATTTGTGGGCCTTTTTCCACCTTCATCGTCTGCCAGAGTGGGCCAGTCCAGTTCCTTGCTCTTTCCCAGCGCCATTTCGCGTGTCCTTCTGAGTGGAGCAG GTCGCAAGCTGAGTCCCACACCGCATCCCCATCGACTGGCACCCGAAGTTCACGCCGATCGCGACGAGGGAATCTCCGACGAGGATGATCCCGCCGAGCTGAGGATACTGTTGGAGCTAAACGAGCAGGAGGCCTCGATCCTGCGGCTCAAAGTGGAGGATCTGGAGAAGGAGAATGCCGAGTCCAAGAAGTACGTGAGGGAACTGCAAGCCAAGCTGCGACAGGACAGCTCCAATGGCAGCAAATCCTCTCTACTCAGTTTCGGCACCTCGTCCAGTGCGGCCGAAAAGAAGGTGAAGGCCCTCAACGAGGAGCTGGCCCAACTGCGCAGGACTCTTTTGGAAAAGGAGCAGGCGGGCGACACGCTGAAGGCTCAGCTCAGCAAGCTCGACACCCTCGAGGTCGAGAATGAAAAGTTGGCCAAGGAAAACAAGCGTCTGCTGGCGCTGCGAAAGGCGAGCGAAAAGAACGGGGAGGTGGATCAGAAGGTGAAGGAGTCCCTGGCCTTGGCCCAGCGGGAAAGGGATGAGCTGACGGCCCGGCTCAAGCGGATGCAGTTGGAGGCGGAGGCCAAGTTGCCGCCCCGCACTGCCAAAAGAGTCAACGACCTGACGCCCAAGAGCCACCTCAAGAAGTGggtggaggagctggaggacgAGATAGGTGAGATGCGTGTCATGCTCAGTTCCAGTGGAACCGACCAACTCAAGGCCCTGCAAACGGCCAAGGGAACGCTGGAGGAGGATCTAAGGAAGTGTAAGCAAAAACTGTCCCTGGCCGAAGGGGATGTCCAGCGATTGAAGCTTCTGAACGGAGCCAGCAGCAAAGTCAGCGAGCTGGAACAGAAGCTCAAGCGAAGCGACGAGGACACCAAGAAGCTTAACTCAAAGCTGAAGGACTTGGAGGAGAAGGTCAAGAAGCAGGAGGCCCAACTTAAGCTGGGCGAATCGACTAAGTCGTCGTGGGAAACGCAAAGTAAGCGGGAGAAGGAGAAGCTGTCCAGCCTGGAGAAGGACATCGAAAAACAGAccaaggagaaggagaagtTGGAGGACAAGATCACTCAGCTGGATGCCGATCTGGTCAGTGCCAAGAAGTCGGCCGAAAAGAGCAAGTCCAGTCTGGAGAAGGAGATAAAGGAACTCAAGACCAAGGCGAGTAAATCGGACAGCAAGCAGGTGCAGGACCTCAAGAAGCAGGTGGAGGAGGTCCAGGACTCACTGAGCTCCGAGCAGAAGCGCTACGAGGACCTCAACAACCACTGGGAGAAGCTCTCCGAAGAAACCATTCTGATGCGGGCGCAACTCACCACCGAAAAGCAGAGCCTCCAGTCCGAACTGAACGCCCACAGGCAGAAGATCTCCGAAATGGACACCATCCGCATCGAGCGCACCGACATGGCCCGCAAGTTGAGTGAGGCCCAGAAGAAGATCGCCGATCTGCAGGCCAAGGCCCTCAAGGCAGTCAATGGCAACGGGAGCGAGTACGAGCGCACCGTCCTCAAGAACAAGCTGGCGGAGAAGGAGCACGAGTATGAACGGCTGCGCCGGGAGAACGAGATGAACATCGACCTGGTCTTCCAGCTGCGCAAGGATAACGACGATCTGAATGGCAAGCTCAGCGACTACAACCGGATTGAGCAGGCACAATCCTCGCTAAATGGACACGGAGCGAGGCGTGAGGCGGAGATCAGGGAGCTCAAGGAACA ATTACAGAGCACTGAACTGCAGATGAAATCCGAAGTGGCCACTGTGCGACTTCGCTATGAGCAACAGGTTAAGAACCTTGGTGGAGAACTTAACTCGATGCAG CGCCAATGTGAACGCTTCAAAAAGGATCGCGATGCCTTCAAGCAGATGCTGGAAGTGGCCCAAAAGAAGATTGGCGACCTCAAGGCCAACAACACGGGAAGACAGAGTCGGGGCTCCATGCACAGCAGCGATGACGACGACAAGAGCAAGATTGCCTACCTGGAACAGCAG ATTGGCCATCTAGAGGATCAGCTGGTCGAATCCCGCCTGGAATCGAGCAAGATTAAAACAGAACTCGTCTCGGAGCGCAGCGCCAACGAGATCAAAATATCGGAGATGCAGTCGAAGCTCAACGAGTTCGAGGAGGAACGCGTCATCGGGTCGGGCAGCACCAAGCTGCCGGGCATGAAGACCAAGCTGGAACTGTCCTGGCAGAAGGAGCGCGAGGATCAGCAGCGACTTCTGCAAGAAACCTCCACGCTGGCCCGGGATCTGCGCCAGACCCTCTTCGAGGTGGAGCGGGAGCGCGACAAGGAGCGGCTGGAGTCCAAGCGGAAGCTCGACCAGATCAAGCGGGCCACCGAGGAGGAAATGGAGGAGGGTCGCAAGAAGATTGCCGAGCTGCAGTGCGATCTTCTGGAACTCCGCGATGTCCACGCCAAACTTCGTACCTCCAACGAGAAATTGAGACGCGAG CGTGAGCGCTACGAGAAAGAGCTGATCAAACGACGCATGGAGGCAGACGGAGGAGATCGTAAGGTGGGTGCCCTCTTGCAGACCGTTGACGAGCTGGTGAAGATTGCTCCCGACCTGAAAATGGTTGGCAGCGGGGGATCAGCGCGAAGCAGCAGCTCCGGCTACGACAAGAACTTGCGTCCGGACCAGCCGAATGTGCGGCGCAGTCGCTCGCCGTCGCCCACCCTGAGCAGTTCCCAGATCACCAGTGTCCTGGCCAGACTGGCGGAAGCCTCTGAGGAGCTGCGCAAGTTCCAGCGGGTGAACGAGGACGAACAGGAGCGCAGCCGGATGAGGCGCAGTAATCTGCGCCGGGCTGCCTCGCAGGAGAACGATCCCCATGGCAGCACCAGTTCAGTGGCCAGTGCTGCGGGATCGCAGCGGGGCGGGAGTCGCCTATCCCGAAACTCCTCCAACAACGGCAGCCTGATTCGGAAAAGCCTCTCACTGGATCACTCCATACAAAGGGATCAG AATATTTGGCGTCAAGACGATGGCAGTGTGTCCTCCATGCAATCTATTGACTCCGAACTGGGTGGCCTGGTGAGGGACTCTAGCTTGGACTCACGCCTGGACTCGCGACTGTCCGGTGGATCAACCCAGAGCGACATACCGCGAGGACCACGCAAGAAAAAGAAGGGCATCATGGGCAAGCTGCGCAGCCTGACCAAAAGCAGTCGCAATTCCGAGAGCGAAATATCA ATTCAAGGATCGGACTCGGACATCAGCGTGGCCAGTGACTTGAGATCGAGCAAGAAGGATCTTCGCGGCCGGCTCTCGGGAATGTTCAAGCGCTCCGGCTCCAACTCCCGAAGCGAAAGCATGGAACGGGCCGGAACCGATCAGAGACCCGTGGCCGTCACTGTCGTGGGACATCCTGATGGACCACAACCGCGCGAGCCGCCACCTGCCAATTCCCTCACTCCCAGACCCATCCGTTCT ATTCCTAAGCCGCCAAGCGGCGGGGCACCCACCACACCAACCACAAGACGTCGAGTAGCCAAGTAG
- the LOC128253345 gene encoding titin homolog isoform X3 produces MHHLYPSLKGDQLCPLGFHPQTRYPTRCKRCFRDYKEHGARRAGDEVAASSPNLSDAQSSRPSSRTWTSTQNLTSANTTNGNDIVVHFNVELKKRPQSWASTPDIDEPDDAGRRPQASTTSRAAAVEDHNVAVTVKLPVPPRRHTTALDIKEVEQAITPPTRVTSSPSKTSSIPDELVILSTDSLAERVRKMNLLKKQRSLNSRENSRERSVPRREEESESTAPVVPDRPERSKSGTALNQTPQAELKRASLPPKKVAVPTSTTASSSSTSTSLKISTSVSGEVKPSSSLSSSTSSSSVRRKETDAATAGKEIKRQTVPAASASNSSAMANSSKSQDSQAMQDQVKTLRQDLESMKTRAERAERDKSDILLRRLASMDTASNRTAASEALILQQKLNEMKEQLERVSEDKRRLNLRMKELENKGSESELRRKLQAAEQICEELMEENQSAKKEILNLQAEMDEVQDTFRDDEVKAKTSLQKDLEKATKNCRILSFKLKKSDRKIETLEQERQSSFNAELCNKVKKLEEELRFSNELTRKLQTEAEELRNPGKKKAPMLGVLGKSTSADAKITRESLTRGGSQEDPQHLQRELQDSIERETDLKDQLKFAEEEAEHMRKKVTRFEDENESLMMQLKKMATRSRSRKLSPTPHPHRLAPEVHADRDEGISDEDDPAELRILLELNEQEASILRLKVEDLEKENAESKKYVRELQAKLRQDSSNGSKSSLLSFGTSSSAAEKKVKALNEELAQLRRTLLEKEQAGDTLKAQLSKLDTLEVENEKLAKENKRLLALRKASEKNGEVDQKVKESLALAQRERDELTARLKRMQLEAEAKLPPRTAKRVNDLTPKSHLKKWVEELEDEIGEMRVMLSSSGTDQLKALQTAKGTLEEDLRKCKQKLSLAEGDVQRLKLLNGASSKVSELEQKLKRSDEDTKKLNSKLKDLEEKVKKQEAQLKLGESTKSSWETQSKREKEKLSSLEKDIEKQTKEKEKLEDKITQLDADLVSAKKSAEKSKSSLEKEIKELKTKASKSDSKQVQDLKKQVEEVQDSLSSEQKRYEDLNNHWEKLSEETILMRAQLTTEKQSLQSELNAHRQKISEMDTIRIERTDMARKLSEAQKKIADLQAKALKAVNGNGSEYERTVLKNKLAEKEHEYERLRRENEMNIDLVFQLRKDNDDLNGKLSDYNRIEQAQSSLNGHGARREAEIRELKEQLQSTELQMKSEVATVRLRYEQQVKNLGGELNSMQRQCERFKKDRDAFKQMLEVAQKKIGDLKANNTGRQSRGSMHSSDDDDKSKIAYLEQQIGHLEDQLVESRLESSKIKTELVSERSANEIKISEMQSKLNEFEEERVIGSGSTKLPGMKTKLELSWQKEREDQQRLLQETSTLARDLRQTLFEVERERDKERLESKRKLDQIKRATEEEMEEGRKKIAELQCDLLELRDVHAKLRTSNEKLRRERERYEKELIKRRMEADGGDRKVGALLQTVDELVKIAPDLKMVGSGGSARSSSSGYDKNLRPDQPNVRRSRSPSPTLSSSQITSVLARLAEASEELRKFQRVNEDEQERSRMRRSNLRRAASQENDPHGSTSSVASAAGSQRGGSRLSRNSSNNGSLIRKSLSLDHSIQRDQNIWRQDDGSVSSMQSIDSELGGLVRDSSLDSRLDSRLSGGSTQSDIPRGPRKKKKGIMGKLRSLTKSSRNSESEISIQGSDSDISVASDLRSSKKDLRGRLSGMFKRSGSNSRSESMERAGTDQRPVAVTVVGHPDGPQPREPPPANSLTPRPIRSIPKPPSGGAPTTPTTRRRVAK; encoded by the exons ATGCATCATCTGTACCCATCGCTAAAAGGCGATCAGCTCTGCCCACTCGGCTTTCATCCCCAGACTCGATATCCCACGCGATGTAAGCGCTGCTTCCGGGATTACAAGGAGCATGGAGCCCGTAGAGCCGGCGATGAGGTGGCTGCGTCCTCCCCAAATCTTTCCGATGCCCAGAGTTCGCG ACCCTCTTCGCGGACGTGGACGTCAACTCAGAATCTTACCAGCGCAAATACAACCAACGGCAATGATATAG TTGTCCACTTCAATGTAGAACTGAAAAAGCGCCCGCAATCATGGGCCTCCACGCCGGATATTGACGAGCCGGACGATGCCGGACGCCGTCCGCAAGCATCGACCACCAGTCGAGCAGCCGCCGTCGAGGATCACAATGTAGCTGTTACGGTGAAGCTGCCGGTGCCGCCACGGCGACACACAACCGCCTTAGACATCAAGGAG GTGGAACAAGCTATTACACCGCCAACCCGTGTCACATCCTCACCCAGTAAAACTTCAAGTATTCCAGATGAGTTAGTCATCCTATCGACAGACAGTCTAGCAGAGCGTGTCCGCAAAATGAATCTTCTCAAGAAACAGCGCAGTTTGAACTCCCGGGAAAACAGTCGGGAGCGATCCGTTCCTCGGAGAGAAGA GGAAAGTGAGTCTACAGCACCCGTGGTTCCTGATCGTCCAGAGCGCAGCAAGTCGGGGACTGCCCTAAATCAGACGCCCCAAGCCGAGCTGAAGCGAGCCTCCCTGCCGCCAAAGAAAGTGGCGGTGCCAACCAGCACGACTGcgtccagcagcagcaccagcacctcCCTAAAGATCTCCACGTCCGTCAGCGGCGAAGTAAAGCCATCGTCCTCGTTGAGTTCCTCGACTAGCTCCAGTTCAGTTCGTCGCAAGGAGACGGATGCTGCGACGGCTGGCAAAGAAATCAAAAGACAAACCGTACCAGCAGCATCGGCATCCAACAGCAGCGCCATGGCCAATTCATCCAAGTCCCAGGACTCGCAGGCTATGCAGGACCAAGTCAAGACGCTGCGACAGGATCTGGAGTCGATGAAGACACGGGCCGAAAGAGCGGAGCGAGACAAGAGTGACATTCTTCTGCGGCGTCTGGCCTCCATGGACACCGCCTCCAATCGGACCGCCGCCTCGGAGGCGCTTATTCTCCAGCAGAAGCTAAACGAAATGAAGGAGCAACTGGAGCGCGTCAGCGAGGACAAGCGCAGACTCAACCTGCGGATGAAGGAGCTGGAGAACAAGGGCAGCGAGTCCGAGCTGCGTCGAAAACTGCAGGCCGCCGAGCAGATCTGCGAGGAGTTGATGGAGGAAAACCAAAGCGCCAAGAAGGAGATACTCAACCTGCAGGCCGAGATGGACGAGGTGCAGGACACGTTCCGCGACGACGAGGTGAAGGCCAAGACCAGTCTGCAGAAGGACCTCGAGAAGGCCACCAAGAACTGTCGCATCCTCAGCTTTAAATTGAAGAAAAGCGATCGCAAGATCGAGACCCTGGAGCAGGAGCGCCAAAGCTCCTTCAACGCTGAGCTGTGCAACAAGGTCAAGAAACTGGAGGAGGAGTTGCGTTTCTCCAACGAGCTCACCCGGAAGTTGCAG ACCGAGGCCGAGGAGCTACGCAATCCCGGCAAGAAGAAGGCACCTATGCTGGGGGTCCTGGGCAAATCCACGTCGGCGGATGCCAAAATCACCCGAGAGTCCCTCACACGTGGCGGCTCCCAGGAGGATCCTCAGCACCTTCAGCGCGAGCTGCAGGACTCGATTGAACGGGAGACGGACCTGAAGGACCAACTGAAGTTCGCCGAAGAGGAG GCTGAACATATGAGGAAAAAGGTGACTCGTTTCGAGGATGAAAATGAGTCTTTGATGATGCAGTTGAAAAAAATGGCAACGCGCTCAAGAA GTCGCAAGCTGAGTCCCACACCGCATCCCCATCGACTGGCACCCGAAGTTCACGCCGATCGCGACGAGGGAATCTCCGACGAGGATGATCCCGCCGAGCTGAGGATACTGTTGGAGCTAAACGAGCAGGAGGCCTCGATCCTGCGGCTCAAAGTGGAGGATCTGGAGAAGGAGAATGCCGAGTCCAAGAAGTACGTGAGGGAACTGCAAGCCAAGCTGCGACAGGACAGCTCCAATGGCAGCAAATCCTCTCTACTCAGTTTCGGCACCTCGTCCAGTGCGGCCGAAAAGAAGGTGAAGGCCCTCAACGAGGAGCTGGCCCAACTGCGCAGGACTCTTTTGGAAAAGGAGCAGGCGGGCGACACGCTGAAGGCTCAGCTCAGCAAGCTCGACACCCTCGAGGTCGAGAATGAAAAGTTGGCCAAGGAAAACAAGCGTCTGCTGGCGCTGCGAAAGGCGAGCGAAAAGAACGGGGAGGTGGATCAGAAGGTGAAGGAGTCCCTGGCCTTGGCCCAGCGGGAAAGGGATGAGCTGACGGCCCGGCTCAAGCGGATGCAGTTGGAGGCGGAGGCCAAGTTGCCGCCCCGCACTGCCAAAAGAGTCAACGACCTGACGCCCAAGAGCCACCTCAAGAAGTGggtggaggagctggaggacgAGATAGGTGAGATGCGTGTCATGCTCAGTTCCAGTGGAACCGACCAACTCAAGGCCCTGCAAACGGCCAAGGGAACGCTGGAGGAGGATCTAAGGAAGTGTAAGCAAAAACTGTCCCTGGCCGAAGGGGATGTCCAGCGATTGAAGCTTCTGAACGGAGCCAGCAGCAAAGTCAGCGAGCTGGAACAGAAGCTCAAGCGAAGCGACGAGGACACCAAGAAGCTTAACTCAAAGCTGAAGGACTTGGAGGAGAAGGTCAAGAAGCAGGAGGCCCAACTTAAGCTGGGCGAATCGACTAAGTCGTCGTGGGAAACGCAAAGTAAGCGGGAGAAGGAGAAGCTGTCCAGCCTGGAGAAGGACATCGAAAAACAGAccaaggagaaggagaagtTGGAGGACAAGATCACTCAGCTGGATGCCGATCTGGTCAGTGCCAAGAAGTCGGCCGAAAAGAGCAAGTCCAGTCTGGAGAAGGAGATAAAGGAACTCAAGACCAAGGCGAGTAAATCGGACAGCAAGCAGGTGCAGGACCTCAAGAAGCAGGTGGAGGAGGTCCAGGACTCACTGAGCTCCGAGCAGAAGCGCTACGAGGACCTCAACAACCACTGGGAGAAGCTCTCCGAAGAAACCATTCTGATGCGGGCGCAACTCACCACCGAAAAGCAGAGCCTCCAGTCCGAACTGAACGCCCACAGGCAGAAGATCTCCGAAATGGACACCATCCGCATCGAGCGCACCGACATGGCCCGCAAGTTGAGTGAGGCCCAGAAGAAGATCGCCGATCTGCAGGCCAAGGCCCTCAAGGCAGTCAATGGCAACGGGAGCGAGTACGAGCGCACCGTCCTCAAGAACAAGCTGGCGGAGAAGGAGCACGAGTATGAACGGCTGCGCCGGGAGAACGAGATGAACATCGACCTGGTCTTCCAGCTGCGCAAGGATAACGACGATCTGAATGGCAAGCTCAGCGACTACAACCGGATTGAGCAGGCACAATCCTCGCTAAATGGACACGGAGCGAGGCGTGAGGCGGAGATCAGGGAGCTCAAGGAACA ATTACAGAGCACTGAACTGCAGATGAAATCCGAAGTGGCCACTGTGCGACTTCGCTATGAGCAACAGGTTAAGAACCTTGGTGGAGAACTTAACTCGATGCAG CGCCAATGTGAACGCTTCAAAAAGGATCGCGATGCCTTCAAGCAGATGCTGGAAGTGGCCCAAAAGAAGATTGGCGACCTCAAGGCCAACAACACGGGAAGACAGAGTCGGGGCTCCATGCACAGCAGCGATGACGACGACAAGAGCAAGATTGCCTACCTGGAACAGCAG ATTGGCCATCTAGAGGATCAGCTGGTCGAATCCCGCCTGGAATCGAGCAAGATTAAAACAGAACTCGTCTCGGAGCGCAGCGCCAACGAGATCAAAATATCGGAGATGCAGTCGAAGCTCAACGAGTTCGAGGAGGAACGCGTCATCGGGTCGGGCAGCACCAAGCTGCCGGGCATGAAGACCAAGCTGGAACTGTCCTGGCAGAAGGAGCGCGAGGATCAGCAGCGACTTCTGCAAGAAACCTCCACGCTGGCCCGGGATCTGCGCCAGACCCTCTTCGAGGTGGAGCGGGAGCGCGACAAGGAGCGGCTGGAGTCCAAGCGGAAGCTCGACCAGATCAAGCGGGCCACCGAGGAGGAAATGGAGGAGGGTCGCAAGAAGATTGCCGAGCTGCAGTGCGATCTTCTGGAACTCCGCGATGTCCACGCCAAACTTCGTACCTCCAACGAGAAATTGAGACGCGAG CGTGAGCGCTACGAGAAAGAGCTGATCAAACGACGCATGGAGGCAGACGGAGGAGATCGTAAGGTGGGTGCCCTCTTGCAGACCGTTGACGAGCTGGTGAAGATTGCTCCCGACCTGAAAATGGTTGGCAGCGGGGGATCAGCGCGAAGCAGCAGCTCCGGCTACGACAAGAACTTGCGTCCGGACCAGCCGAATGTGCGGCGCAGTCGCTCGCCGTCGCCCACCCTGAGCAGTTCCCAGATCACCAGTGTCCTGGCCAGACTGGCGGAAGCCTCTGAGGAGCTGCGCAAGTTCCAGCGGGTGAACGAGGACGAACAGGAGCGCAGCCGGATGAGGCGCAGTAATCTGCGCCGGGCTGCCTCGCAGGAGAACGATCCCCATGGCAGCACCAGTTCAGTGGCCAGTGCTGCGGGATCGCAGCGGGGCGGGAGTCGCCTATCCCGAAACTCCTCCAACAACGGCAGCCTGATTCGGAAAAGCCTCTCACTGGATCACTCCATACAAAGGGATCAG AATATTTGGCGTCAAGACGATGGCAGTGTGTCCTCCATGCAATCTATTGACTCCGAACTGGGTGGCCTGGTGAGGGACTCTAGCTTGGACTCACGCCTGGACTCGCGACTGTCCGGTGGATCAACCCAGAGCGACATACCGCGAGGACCACGCAAGAAAAAGAAGGGCATCATGGGCAAGCTGCGCAGCCTGACCAAAAGCAGTCGCAATTCCGAGAGCGAAATATCA ATTCAAGGATCGGACTCGGACATCAGCGTGGCCAGTGACTTGAGATCGAGCAAGAAGGATCTTCGCGGCCGGCTCTCGGGAATGTTCAAGCGCTCCGGCTCCAACTCCCGAAGCGAAAGCATGGAACGGGCCGGAACCGATCAGAGACCCGTGGCCGTCACTGTCGTGGGACATCCTGATGGACCACAACCGCGCGAGCCGCCACCTGCCAATTCCCTCACTCCCAGACCCATCCGTTCT ATTCCTAAGCCGCCAAGCGGCGGGGCACCCACCACACCAACCACAAGACGTCGAGTAGCCAAGTAG